A stretch of DNA from Candidatus Dechloromonas phosphoritropha:
AGCGCGAGTGCCTGCGCTGCCGCTTCTGGTTCCGCGTCTTGCGCGTCAAAGAACTTACGACGCGTGTGCGCCCAGCATTGGGCGTGCGTGATCCCGATCTGCGCCGCGTAATGACTGTAGGCCTGATAGCCGTCCGACAACAGCACCGCGCCTTCGGCGGCGGTCAGTCCGAGGGCCGCCTCGACGTGCTTGAACTCGCGACTGGCGAAGAAGGGGAAACAGATTTCGTCGCCTTCGCCATACACCGGCCAGAAGTACGCCGCTTTCAGCTTGCCGGGTGCGCCCTGTCCGGCCTTGATCGGCGTCTCGTCCATCGCCTTGACGCGCGAGCTGCGGATCGAGGCAAACTGCGCCTCGTAGATCGGTTCGAGCAGAGTGATGCCCTGTTGCCCGATCTGCGTCAGCCACGGCCGGCTGACGGTGATTCCCGCATCGGCCAGGCGTTGATGCTGGCGATACAGTGGCAGGTGGTAGGCAAATTTGTCAATCAGCAGTCCGGCGACGAAGCTGACGTCGGCCCGGCTGCCCTCAATGACACCGGCCGGCGCGTTGGCGCAGACCAGTGTCTGGTTACTCTTGAGCTTGATTACCGGCCGGCGATACTTGATCACCACGTAGCTACCCGGCCGTTGCGCCAGGCGATAGCTGTCCTTGTGGCTGATGACCTCGTAGTCCTCGGGAGAGAGGCCTTCGACTTCCGGCGCGGTGAGCTCGACGACTTCGACTGGGACGCGGTTCTCGTCGAAGAAGGGCACGCTTTCGTCACTGGGACGCTTGCTGGTCGGCTGACGGGTATGCGCGGCGACGGGGCGACCTGGTGACTCAGAACCTGGTGGGGGCGTCGGGAACTCGCCGAGACTCAGTTGGCCGCTCGGCGTGACGTCGATGCGTCGTTCGCTTTTCTGGCCGAAGATCTGGCGCTTGAACCAGTCGATTTGTTGCTTCAGTGCGGTGATTTCAGCAGACAGCGTCTGGCACAGATCCAGCACCTCTTGCGGGCACAATGCCGCGGCTTGTTCGAGGTTGTAAACCGTCTGGTAACGTGCTGAATCCATGCGTGTATTTTAACACAAGCCGCTGTTTTGAAGCGTTTTTATGGGCGCTCCAGAGGCGTGATAACGCTTCTTCCGGCGTCCCGGCTCGATCCCTTCGAGGAGCAGTTTCAGACCGGTCCAGTCGATTTCGCACGTGCGCACTTTATCCCAGTTGGCGACGAAACGGCCTTCTTCGAGACGCTTGGCCCACAGGCAGAAGCCGCTGCGATCCCAGTAGAGCACCTTCACCTGAGTGCCACGGCGATTGAAGAAGACGAAGAGCTGGCCGCTCAGCGGGTCCTGACCGAGGACATGACGGGTGATCGCGTACAGACCGTCGAAGGATTTGCGCAGGTCGACCGGCTGGCCATAGACTTGGACGCGGATTTGGCCTTCAGGGAAAAACATCAGCGGCGCTCCGGCTGCAGGATCAGGCCGCCGCCGAGGTCGAGGGTGAGGTGGAAACGAGCGGGCGTCGCCGTGGTTGTGCTCAGAGGGCCGACGTCGACGAAGGTGGCCGGCTGGCCGCTGGCCTTGTCCTGACTGTCGAGGGCGATGCCCAGACGTGTGCGCCAGCGATGGAAGCTGGTATCGCTGATCTCTTCGCGTTTGCAGAAGGTCGCAACGTTCAAACCGCTGCCCGGAAATCGCGACAGCAACGCCTCCCATTCGCTCGCGCTACGCCGCACCCGCGACCCTTCCCCTGCCTTGGCCATCCTGGCCTCCTCCGCGTTTCGTGATTCGAGGAGGACATTGTCGACAGCACGATCGGCGCTGGAAAGAACGCCGCAGAGTTACCGGTTACTTTGAGAGGACATGAAAAAGGGCGGCTACAGCCGCCCCTTCGCTGGAGACGCGATGTTCAGTCGCGGTCGCCGGTAAAGGCCATGATCAATTGCAACAGACTGACGAAAACGTTGTAAACGTCAAGGTAGACCGCCAGAGTCGCCGAGATGTAATTGGTTTCGCCACCCTGGACGATACGGCTGATGTCGTGGAGGATGTAGGCGGAAAACAGGACCACGACAACGGCAGCGATGGTCAGCGACAGTACCGGAATCTGGAAGAAGATGTTGGCAACCGCCGCCAGCAGGACAACGATCATCCCGACGAACAGGAATTTGCCCATCCCGCTGAAGTCACGCTTGCTGACCGACGCGATTGTCGCCATCGTCACGAAGATGGCACCGGTTCCACCCGCGGCCAGCGCGATCATCGAACCTCCGTTCGAAAACCCAAGGGCGACCTGTAGGATGCGCGACAGCATCAGACCCATGAAGAAGGTAAAGCCGAGCAGCAGGGCAATGCCGAGGCCGCTGTCCTTGTTCCTCTCGATGCCCCACATGAAGCCCCAGGCGATGCCAAGGAACAGCATGAAGGCGAGGAGCGGGCTACCCGCCAGGAAGCTGAACTGCATCTGGATGCCGACCAGGGCGCCGATAACCGTCGGCACCATCGACAAACCGAGCAGCATGTAGGTATTGCGTAGAACTCGGTTTTGCTGGAGGGCAAGTTCCGGGGAGCCTCGACTGGCGACTTGGAAGTCAGTTTGCATGCAGAATCTCGCTTTCTATAGATTGATACCAGCGCTAAGACTAATTGAGCCGCCCAAAAGTTTCAATACATTGTTGACTGCGAGGGTCGGGTAATATTGATCGATGGCATGCTATGATTCAGGCACGCTGGGGCTGTGGCAGAGCGGTTGAATGCACCGGTCTTGAAAACCGGCGTGGGGAAACCCACCGTGAGTTCGAATCTCACCGGCCCCGCCAAAAAAAACAGCAATTCAGTAAGTTACCCGTCGCGTTAATTGCGAAGCAGGCCACTAGAACACCCCAAGCGCGATCCCGGTCGCCAATGCGGCGCCGAGTTCGGCGCACAGTGCGAGTTGCGGGGCGGCGATGATTTTGGGTTGCAGGATCGCCTCCGGGGTTTGCGCGTGGGTACAAACGATCAGGGGTTCGGCGACGGGCTTCAGGCGCCAGCCGGTTGCAATGCGGGCGATCTGCCGTGCGGCGCCGCTGCCATCGCTACCGGCACAGATCAGAGTCGCATAAGGCCGCCCATTCACCCGGTCGAGGGCGGCATAGTAGGTCCGGTCAAAAAAATCCTTGAGCAGGCCGGAAATCGAACCGAGGTTCTCCGGCGTCGCGAAGATGTAGCCGTCGGCTTCCAGAACATCGTCCGGACCGGCATCGGGGGCGTGGAGCAGGCGTGTGCTGAGCGCAGGCTCAGCCACCGCTCCCTCCATGGCCGCCTGCGCCATCTGCAAGGTGCCGCCGGTCATCGAGTGATAGACGATAAGCAGATTTTTCATGGGCCGGTGCTGACGACAGTGCATTCAGGGTAGGCAGCGCGGTCGCTCAATACGGGTGAGCGGGAACTGCTTGCCAGCCCTCGGGACACGTCTTGGTGTAAGGGTAGTACATGGCGCTCGACCCACAATAGTACCAGGCGCTGGCGGGATCGGTCAGAGGCGCTCCGGCTTCAGGCGGACCGTCGATATAGACCTCTTGTGGCGCATAGGCCGGCCCGGCATTGTACGGATCGACATACGCAGGCCTGCTGCTCTCGGCCATGATCGCCAGGCCGGCAAGGGCACCGAAAATTGCCAGGCCAGCCCACGGCGAGACACTGCCTCCGCCATGATAGCCGGAACCGCCGTGATATCCGTTGCCGCCACGGCCGTAATATCCGCGGTCGGCATGGGCCGGGAGCGCCACCAGAGCCATCGCCGCGATGAATGGGACAACAAATTTGCGCATGATTGCTTCCTTTGGGTGCGACGCCAGTATGTACCCAGATTGCCCAAAGCGCTGATGTCGGTTGAGCGCCCTGGCTGGCGATCTGCTTGGCATCCTGGCGAATGCGTCGGCTGAAGAACGATTCGGATTCACTGCTTCTTTTCGTCAGAACTTCCAACTACCGCGCTGACCCCCGCCGCGGCGACGTCGACCGTCGTCCCGACGACCGTCGTACCCACCTTGACGGTTGTCGCAACCACCGTTACCGCCGCGTCAGCCACGGCAACCACCGCACAGCCGGTGCACTGGAGAACAAGCAGGAAAGCGAGCAGGTAGGTGCGCATCGGCTCAGTGCCGATCCCAGTAGCCGCCATGCTGCTGCCAGTGCTGCCCGTCCCGCTCCCAACGGTACGGAACCCATTTTTGCCCGTGACGCGGCGGCGCCCAATAGCCTGGACCCCACTCATAGCGACTGCCGCGCCAGTGCCAGGCACCGGAAATCCAGACATACCCGACCGTCGGTGGAGGGCCGAGATACTCGACGCGCGGGGGCGGCGGCGCCATCATGACCGGCTCGACGTACACCGGCCGGCCGACGGGCGCGACGACGCAAGCGCTCAGCGATATCGCCGCAGTGGCGAGAGCGGTAGCGAGAAATCTGGCTCGGTTCATTGCATCGTTCCTCATAGAGATTTTCGGATATTAAACGAGGCGAGAGCCGGGAGCTGTAACCAGTGGTAAGGACTTGTAACGTAACCGGTAACTCTGCGGCGTTCTTTCCAGCGCCGATCGTGCTGTCGACAATGTCCTCCTCGAATCACGAAACGCGGAGGAGGCCAGGATGGCCAAGGCAGGGGAAGGGTCGCGGGTGCGGCGTAGCGCGAGCGAATGGGAGGCGTTGCTGTCGCGATTTCCGGGCAGCGGTTTGAACGTTGCGACCTTCTGCAAACGCGAAGGGATCAGCGATACCAGCTTCCATCGCTGGCGCACACGTCTGGGCATCGCCCTCGACAGTCAGGACAAGGCCAGCGGCCAGCCGGCCACCTTCGTCGACGTCGGCCCTCTGAGCACAACCACGGCGACGCCCGCTCGTTTCCACCTCACCCTCGACCTCGGCGGCGGCCTGATCCTGCAGCTGGAGCGCCGCTGATGTTTTTCCCTGAAGGCCAAATCCGCGTCCAAGTCTATGGCCAGCCGGTCGACCTGCGCAAATCCTTCGACGGTCTGTACGCGATCACCCGTCATGTCCTCGGTCAGGACCCGCTGAGCGGCCAGCTCTTCGTCTTCTTCAATCGCCGTGGCACTCAGGTGAAGGTGCTCTACTGGGATCGCAGCGGCTTCTGCCTGTGGGCCAAGCGTCTCGAAGAAGGCCGTTTCGTCGCCAACTGGGATAAAGTGCGCACGTGCGAAATCGACTGGACCGGTCTGAAACTGCTCCTCGAAGGGATCGAGCCGGGACGCCGGAAGAAGCGTTATCACGCCTCTGGAGCGCCCATAAAAACGCTTCAAAACAGCGGCTTGTGTTAAAATACACGCATGGATTCAGCACGTTACCAGACGGTTTGCAACCTCGAACAAGCCGCGGCATTGTGCCCGCAAGAGGTGCTGGATCTGTGCCAGACGCTGTCTGCTGAAATCACCGCACTGAAGCAACAAATCGACTGGTTCAAGCGCCAGATCTTCGGCCAGAAAAGCGAACGACGCATCGACGTCACGCCGAGCGGCCAACTGAGTCTCGGCGAGTTCCCGACGCCCCCACCAGGTTCTGAGTCACCAGGTCGCCCCGTCGCCGCGCATACCCGTCAGCCGACCAGCAAGCGTCCCAGTGACGAAAGCGTGCCCTTCTTCGACGAGAACCGCGTCCCAGTCGAAGTCGTCGAGCTCACCGCGCCGGAAGTCGAAGGCCTCTCTCCCGAGGACTACGAGGTCATCAGCCACAAGGACAGCTATCGCCTGGCGCAACGGCCGGGTAGCTACGTGGTGATCAAGTATCGCCGGCCGGTAATCAAGCTCAAGAGTAACCAGACACTGGTCTGCGCCAACGCGCCGGCCGGTGTCATTGAGGGCAGCCGGGCCGACGTCAGCTTCGTCGCCGGACTGCTGATTGACAAATTTGCCTACCACCTGCCACTGTATCGCCAGCATCAACGCCTGGCCGATGCGGGAATCACCGTCAGCCGGCCGTGGCTGACGCAGATCGGGCAACAGGGCATCACTCTGCTCGAACCGATCTACGAGGCGCAGTTTGCCTCGATCCGCAGCTCGCGCGTCAAGGCGATGGACGAGACGCCGATCAAGGCCGGACAGGGCGCACCCGGCAAGCTGAAAGCGGCGTACTTCTGGCCGGTGTATGGCGAAGGCGACGAAATCTGTTTCCCCTTCTTCGCCAGTCGCGAGTTCAAGCACGTCGAGGCGGCCCTCGGACTGACCGCCGCCGAAGGCGCGGTGCTGTTGTCGGACGGCTATCAGGCCTACAGTCATTACGCGGCGCAGATCGGGATCACGCACGCCCAATGCTGGGCGCACACGCGTCGTAAGTTCTTTGACGCGCAAGACGCGGAACCAGAAGCGGCAGCGCAGGCACTCGCGCTCATTGGGGACCTGTATCAGGTCGAAGAGCGCATCCGCGAGCAAAAGCTCACCGGTGCAAGGAAGCGCGACTATCGTCTGGAGCATGCCAAACCGATCGTCGAGCGTTTCTTCGCCTGGGTTGGCGAACGCTTCGCGGCGCAGGGGCTGTTACCGCGCAATCCGCTGACCAGGGCGCTGGCCTACGCGCGCGATCGACGATGGGGACTGGAGGTCTTCCTCGCCGACCCGGACGTGCCGATCGACACCAATCACCTCGAACGCGCCCTGCGGGTGATTCCCATGGGGCGCCGCTCCTGGCTGTTCTGCTGGACGGAGTTCGGCGCCAGGCAGGTCGGGATCATCCAGAGCCTGATCGTTACCTGTCGGCTGCATCAGATCGACCCCTACGATTATCTCGTCGATGTCCTGCAGCGCGTCGCCGAGCACCCCGCCGACCGCGTCCATGAACTCACGCCACGGGTCTGGAAAGAACTGTTCGCTCAGAACCCGCTGCGCTCGCCTTTGTACGCGTTGCCGAAGTAGGGGCGCTCGACGCCGCGTAGTTGCCGGTTACCTTGTAACCGCCCTCTTGATCACCGCGGGTGGAGGTCTTCCGGCCCCTGCGTGTCAGTTGTCCTCATGCACGGCCACGGCAGGAAAAAATTCAGCGGCCACGGATATTCGGGAAACCGAGACCCGGGGTCTGCGGCAGCAACATCCAGCTGCGGACGATGGCCGGCGCATCGCCGGTGTCGCTCTCCCCCGCCAGTCGGCTGTGGCAAGGCCGTGACAGAAATCCGGGGCGATGGAAGGCGCGAGGTGGGCGCAGGCGGTCAGCTCGCAGGCGCTCTCCGGGCTGGAGGTGATGATGCACTCGACGCCTGCCGCGGGCGCGGGCCGAATTCGACGCTGGCCGGCAGGCCGCGAGAAGGCACCGGGCGTCCGCCTCATCCCATGCGCCATTGGTGTAACCGGTAACTCTGCGGCGTTCTTTCCAGCGCCGATCGTGCTGTCGACAATGTCCTCCTCGAATCACGAAACGCGGAGGAGGCCAGGATGGCCAAGGCAGGGGAAGGGTCGCGGGTGCGGCGTAGCGCGAGCGAATGGGAGGCGTTGCTGTCGCGATTTCCGGGCAGCGGTTTGAACGTTGCGACCTTCTGCAAACGCGAAGAGATCAGCGATACCAGCTTCCATCGCTGGCGCACACGTCTGGGCATCGCCCTCGACAGTCAGGACAAGGCCAGCGGCCAGCCGGCCACCTTCGTCGACGTCGGCCCTCTGAGCACAACCACGGCGACGCCCGCTCGTTTCCACCTCACCCTCGACCTCGGCGGCGGCCTGATCCTGCAGCTGGAGCGCCGCTGATGTTTTTCCCTGAAGGCCAAATCCGCGTCCAAGTCTATGGCCAGCCGGTCGACCTGCGCAAATCCTTCGACGGTCTGTACGCGATCACCCGTCATGTCCTCGGTCAGGACCCGCTGAGCGGCCAGCTCTTCGTCTTCTTCAATCGCCGTGGCACTCAGGTGAAGGTGCTCTACTGGGATCGCAGCGGCTTCTGCCTGTGGGCCAAGCGTCTCGAAGAAGGCCGTTTCGTCGCCAACTGGGATAAAGTGCGCACGTGCGAAATCGACTGGACCGGTCTGAAACTGCTCCTCGAAGGGATCGAGCCGGGACGCCGGAAGAAGCGTTATCACGCCTCTGGAGCGCCCATAAAAACGCTTCAAAACAGCGGCTTGTGTTAAAATACACGCATGGATTCAGCACGTTACCAGACGGTTTACAACCTCGAACAAGCCGCGGCATTGTGCCCGCAAGAGGTGCTGGATCTGTGCCAGACGCTGTCTGCTGAAATCACCGCACTGAAGCAACAAATCGACTGGTTCAAGCGCCAGATCTTCGGCCAGAAAAGCGAACGACGCATCGACGTCACGCCGAGCGGCCAACTGAGTCTCGGCGAGTTCCCGACGCCCCCACCAGGTTCTGAGTCACCAGGTCGCCCCGTCGCCGCGCATACCCGTCAGCCGACCAGCAAGCGTCCCAGTGACGAAAGCGTGCCCTTCTTCGACGAGAACCGCGTCCCAGTCGAAGTCGTCGAGCTCACCGCGCCGGAAGTCGAAGGCCTCTCTCCCGAGGACTACGAGGTCATCAGCCACAAGGACAGCTATCGCCTGGCGCAACGGCCGGGTAGCTACGTGGTGATCAAGTATCGCCGGCCGGTAATCAAGCTCAAGAGTAACCAGACACTGGTCTGCGCCAACGCGCCGGCCGGTGTCATTGAGGGCAGCCGGGCCGACGTCAGCTTCGTCGCCGGACTGCTGATTGACAAATTTGCCTACCACCTGCCACTGTATCGCCAGCATCAACGCCTGGCCGATGCGGGAATCACCGTCAGCCGGCCGTGGCTGACGCAGATCGGGCAACAGGGCATCACTCTGCTCGAACCGATCTACGAGGCGCAGTTTGCCTCGATCCGCAGCTCGCGCGTCAAGGCGATGGACGGACGCCGATCAAGGCCGGACAGGGCGCACCCGGCAAGCTGAAAGCGGCGTACTTCTGGCCGGTGTATGGCGAAGGCGACGAAATCTGTTTCCCCTTCTTCGCCAGTCGCGAGTTCAAGCACGTCGAGGCGGCCCTCGGACTGACCGCCGCCGAAGGCGCGGTGCTGTTGTCGGACGGCTATCAGGCCTACAGTCATTACGCGGCGCAGATCGGGATCACGCACGCCCAATGCTGGGCGCACACGCGTCGTAAGTTCTTTGACGCGCAAGACGCGGAACCAGAAGCGGCAGCGCAGGCACTCGCGCTCATTGGGGACCTGTATCAGGTCGAAGAGCGCATCCGCGAGCAAAAGCTCACCGGTGCAAGGAAGCGCGACTATCGTCTGGAGCATGCCAAACCGATCGTCGAGCGTTTCTTCGCCTGGGTTGGCGAACGCTTCGCGGCGCAGGGGCTGTTACCGCGCAATCCGCTGACCAGGGTGCTGGCCTACGCGCGCGATCGACGATGGGGACTGGAGGTCTTCCTCGCCGACCCAGACGTGCCGATCGACACCAATCACCTCGAACGCGCCCTGCGGGTGATTCCCATGGGGCGCCGCTCCGTAACCGGTAACTCTGCGGCGTTCTTTCCAGCGCCGATCGTGCTGTCGACAATGTCCTCCTCGAATCACGAAACGCGGAGGAGGCCAGGATGGCCAAGGCAGGGGAAGGGTCGCGGGTGCGGCGTAGCGCGAGCGAATGGGAGGCGTTGCTGTCGCGATTTCCGGGCAGCGGTTTGAACGTTGCGACCTTCTGCAAACGCGAAGGGATCAGCGATACCAGCTTCCATCGCTGGCGCACACGTCTGGGCATCGCCCTCGACAGTCAGGACAAGGCCAGCGGCCAGCCGGCCACCTTCGTCGTAACCGGCAACTACGCGGCGTCGAGCGCCCCTACTTCGGCAACGCGTACAAAGGCGAGCGCAGCGGGTTCTGAGCGAACAGTTCTTTCCAGACCCGTGGCGTGAGTTCATGGACGCGGTCGGCGGGGTGCTCGGCGACGCGCTGCAGGACATCGACGAGATAATCGTAGGGGTCGATCTGATGCAGCCGACAGGTAACGATCAGGCTCTGGATGATCCCGACCTGCCTGGCGCCGAACTCCGTCCAGCAGAACAGCCAGGAGCGGCGCCCCATGGGAATCACCCGCAGGGCGCGTTCGAGGTGATTGGTGTCGATCGGCACGTCCGGGTCGGCGAGGAAGACCTCCAGTCCCCATCGTCGATCGCGCGCGTAGGCCAGCGCCCTGGTCAGCGGATTGCGCGGTAACAGCCCCTGCGCCGCGAAGCGTTCGCCAACCCAGGCGAAGAAACGCTCGACGATCGGTTTGGCATGCTCCAGACGATAGTCGCGCTTCCTTGCACCGGTGAGCTTTTGCTCGCGGATGCGCTCTTCGACCTGATACAGGTCCCCAATGAGCGCGAGTGCCTGCGCTGCCGCTTCTGGTTCCGCGTCTTGCGCGTCAAAGAACTTACGACGCGTGTGCGCCCAGCATTGGGCGTGCGTGATCCCGATCTGCGCCGCGTAATGACTGTAGGCCTGATAGCCGTCCGACAACAGCACCGCGCCTTCGGCGGCGGTCAGTCCGAGGGCCGCCTCGACGTGCTTGAACTCGCGACTGGCGAAGAAGGGGAAACAGATTTCGTCGCCTTCGCCATACACCGGC
This window harbors:
- a CDS encoding IS66 family insertion sequence element accessory protein TnpB; this translates as MAKAGEGSRVRRSASEWEALLSRFPGSGLNVATFCKREEISDTSFHRWRTRLGIALDSQDKASGQPATFVDVGPLSTTTATPARFHLTLDLGGGLILQLERR
- a CDS encoding IS66 family transposase produces the protein MDSARYQTVCNLEQAAALCPQEVLDLCQTLSAEITALKQQIDWFKRQIFGQKSERRIDVTPSGQLSLGEFPTPPPGSESPGRPVAAHTRQPTSKRPSDESVPFFDENRVPVEVVELTAPEVEGLSPEDYEVISHKDSYRLAQRPGSYVVIKYRRPVIKLKSNQTLVCANAPAGVIEGSRADVSFVAGLLIDKFAYHLPLYRQHQRLADAGITVSRPWLTQIGQQGITLLEPIYEAQFASIRSSRVKAMDETPIKAGQGAPGKLKAAYFWPVYGEGDEICFPFFASREFKHVEAALGLTAAEGAVLLSDGYQAYSHYAAQIGITHAQCWAHTRRKFFDAQDAEPEAAAQALALIGDLYQVEERIREQKLTGARKRDYRLEHAKPIVERFFAWVGERFAAQGLLPRNPLTRALAYARDRRWGLEVFLADPDVPIDTNHLERALRVIPMGRRSWLFCWTEFGARQVGIIQSLIVTCRLHQIDPYDYLVDVLQRVAEHPADRVHELTPRVWKELFAQNPLRSPLYALPK
- a CDS encoding YXWGXW repeat-containing protein → MRNDAMNRARFLATALATAAISLSACVVAPVGRPVYVEPVMMAPPPPRVEYLGPPPTVGYVWISGAWHWRGSRYEWGPGYWAPPRHGQKWVPYRWERDGQHWQQHGGYWDRH
- a CDS encoding IS66 family transposase, with the protein product MDSARYQTVYNLEQAAALCPQEVLDLCQTLSAEITALKQQIDWFKRQIFGQKSERRIDVTPSGQLSLGEFPTPPPGSESPGRPVAAHTRQPTSKRPSDESVPFFDENRVPVEVVELTAPEVEGLSPEDYEVISHKDSYRLAQRPGSYVVIKYRRPVIKLKSNQTLVCANAPAGVIEGSRADVSFVAGLLIDKFAYHLPLYRQHQRLADAGITVSRPWLTQIGQQGITLLEPIYEAQFASIRSSRVKAMDETPIKAGQGAPGKLKAAYFWPVYGEGDEICFPFFASREFKHVEAALGLTAAEGAVLLSDGYQAYSHYAAQIGITHAQCWAHTRRKFFDAQDAEPEAAAQALALIGDLYQVEERIREQKLTGARKRDYRLEHAKPIVERFFAWVGERFAAQGLLPRNPLTRALAYARDRRWGLEVFLADPDMPIDTNHLERALRVIPMGRRSWLFCWTEFGARQVGIIQSLIVTCRLHQIDPYDYLVDVLQRVAEHPADRVHELTPRVWKELFAQNPLRSPLYALPK
- a CDS encoding IS66 family insertion sequence element accessory protein TnpB; translated protein: MAKAGEGSRVRRSASEWEALLSRFPGSGLNVATFCKREGISDTSFHRWRTRLGIALDSQDKASGQPATFVDVGPLSTTTATPARFHLTLDLGGGLILQLERR
- the tnpB gene encoding IS66 family insertion sequence element accessory protein TnpB, with product MFFPEGQIRVQVYGQPVDLRKSFDGLYAITRHVLGQDPLSGQLFVFFNRRGTQVKVLYWDRSGFCLWAKRLEEGRFVANWDKVRTCEIDWTGLKLLLEGIEPGRRKKRYHASGAPIKTLQNSGLC
- a CDS encoding flavodoxin family protein, with product MKNLLIVYHSMTGGTLQMAQAAMEGAVAEPALSTRLLHAPDAGPDDVLEADGYIFATPENLGSISGLLKDFFDRTYYAALDRVNGRPYATLICAGSDGSGAARQIARIATGWRLKPVAEPLIVCTHAQTPEAILQPKIIAAPQLALCAELGAALATGIALGVF
- a CDS encoding IS66 family insertion sequence element accessory protein TnpB, yielding MAKAGEGSRVRRSASEWEALLSRFPGSGLNVATFCKREGISDTSFHRWRTRLGIALDSQDKASGQPATFVVTGNYAASSAPTSATRTKASAAGSERTVLSRPVA
- a CDS encoding Bax inhibitor-1/YccA family protein, whose translation is MQTDFQVASRGSPELALQQNRVLRNTYMLLGLSMVPTVIGALVGIQMQFSFLAGSPLLAFMLFLGIAWGFMWGIERNKDSGLGIALLLGFTFFMGLMLSRILQVALGFSNGGSMIALAAGGTGAIFVTMATIASVSKRDFSGMGKFLFVGMIVVLLAAVANIFFQIPVLSLTIAAVVVVLFSAYILHDISRIVQGGETNYISATLAVYLDVYNVFVSLLQLIMAFTGDRD
- a CDS encoding IS66 family insertion sequence element accessory protein TnpB, translated to MAKAGEGSRVRRSASEWEALLSRFPGSGLNVATFCKREEISDTSFHRWRTRLGIALDSQDKASGQPATFVDVGPLSTTTATPARFHLTLDLGGGLILQPERR
- a CDS encoding transposase, yielding MYGEGDEICFPFFASREFKHVEAALGLTAAEGAVLLSDGYQAYSHYAAQIGITHAQCWAHTRRKFFDAQDAEPEAAAQALALIGDLYQVEERIREQKLTGARKRDYRLEHAKPIVERFFAWVGERFAAQGLLPRNPLTRVLAYARDRRWGLEVFLADPDVPIDTNHLERALRVIPMGRRSVTGNSAAFFPAPIVLSTMSSSNHETRRRPGWPRQGKGRGCGVARANGRRCCRDFRAAV
- a CDS encoding transposase, with the protein product MDSARYQTVYNLEQAAALCPQEVLDLCQTLSAEITALKQQIDWFKRQIFGQKSERRIDVTPSGQLSLGEFPTPPPGSESPGRPVAAHTRQPTSKRPSDESVPFFDENRVPVEVVELTAPEVEGLSPEDYEVISHKDSYRLAQRPGSYVVIKYRRPVIKLKSNQTLVCANAPAGVIEGSRADVSFVAGLLIDKFAYHLPLYRQHQRLADAGITVSRPWLTQIGQQGITLLEPIYEAQFASIRSSRVKAMDGRRSRPDRAHPAS